The following proteins are encoded in a genomic region of Burkholderia gladioli:
- a CDS encoding AraC family transcriptional regulator encodes MSVDPLAEVVSLLQPRAAFSKQVIASAPWAVRRAETGRPVYFVVLEGRCRLRVDGPGQDETITLEEGDFAMIPAARGFATSSLDREPPREGEPITTPIVPMPGGARVGDPHGAVDVRMLVGVCLFGSPDAALLVSLLPRWICVRGERRLSTLVQMIGDESRAERPAREIVLERLLEVLLIEALRSTSGTAASPGLVRGLGDPKLAAALRRLHEQPASRWSVAELAREAAMSRSAFFERFSREIGMAPMEYLQAWRMALAKQWLRQGELSMAEIAERSGYGSVSAFGAAFTRLAGMSPGRYARGEVEAAAGPA; translated from the coding sequence ATGTCTGTCGACCCGCTCGCCGAAGTCGTGTCCTTGCTGCAGCCTCGCGCGGCCTTCTCCAAGCAGGTGATCGCCTCGGCGCCCTGGGCGGTGCGCCGCGCCGAGACGGGGCGTCCGGTCTATTTCGTGGTGCTGGAAGGGCGCTGCCGGCTGCGTGTGGACGGCCCCGGCCAAGACGAGACGATCACGCTGGAGGAAGGCGATTTCGCCATGATTCCCGCCGCGCGCGGTTTCGCCACCTCGAGCCTCGATCGCGAGCCGCCGCGCGAGGGCGAGCCCATCACCACGCCGATCGTGCCGATGCCGGGCGGCGCGCGCGTGGGCGATCCGCACGGCGCGGTGGACGTGCGGATGCTGGTGGGCGTGTGCCTGTTCGGCTCGCCCGATGCGGCGTTGCTGGTGTCCCTGCTGCCGCGATGGATCTGCGTGCGCGGCGAGCGCCGGCTCTCGACCCTGGTGCAGATGATCGGCGACGAGTCGCGCGCCGAGCGGCCCGCGCGCGAGATCGTGCTGGAGCGGCTGCTGGAGGTGCTGCTGATCGAGGCGCTGCGCTCGACCTCGGGCACGGCCGCCTCGCCGGGGCTGGTGCGCGGGCTCGGCGATCCGAAGCTGGCCGCCGCGCTGCGGCGCCTGCACGAGCAGCCGGCCTCGCGCTGGAGCGTGGCCGAGCTGGCGCGCGAGGCGGCCATGTCGCGCTCGGCCTTCTTCGAGCGCTTCAGCCGCGAGATCGGCATGGCGCCGATGGAATACCTGCAGGCCTGGCGCATGGCGCTGGCCAAGCAGTGGTTGCGGCAGGGGGAGCTGTCGATGGCCGAGATCGCCGAGCGTAGCGGTTATGGCTCGGTCAGCGCGTTCGGGGCGGCCTTCACGCGACTGGCGGGGATGTCGCCGGGGCGGTATGCGCGCGGGGAGGTCGAGGCGGCGGCGGGCCCGGCGTAA
- a CDS encoding AraC family transcriptional regulator encodes MDALSEVLSMLRVSSALSSRFEGRGAWAFHFPAYQHVKFGSVLQGSLHLWMVGETRRYRMEEGDFYLLTDGASFCAASDPSRETLDGPLHYRAARGPDGVVRWQGPGELPLVSLASGRFTFENELSALLLAHLPPLIHLRAADVASHALGHVLALMRAETEGEMPGSDVAKGSLATLVLVHALRTYLATSEAPAGWLGALADARIGRALSRMHAAPGERWTVDTLAGEVGMSRTAFAQRFRQRVGSAPLEYLQAWRMSLAMTALADTDEPLARIAERVGYLSDTAFSIAFKRSTGESPGRYRSARRRREGALAA; translated from the coding sequence ATGGATGCCTTGTCGGAAGTGCTGTCGATGCTGCGCGTCTCCAGTGCGCTGTCCTCGCGTTTCGAGGGACGCGGCGCCTGGGCCTTTCATTTCCCTGCTTACCAGCACGTGAAATTCGGCTCGGTGCTGCAAGGCAGCCTTCATCTGTGGATGGTCGGCGAGACGCGGCGCTACCGCATGGAGGAAGGCGATTTCTACCTGCTGACCGACGGCGCGAGCTTCTGCGCGGCCAGCGACCCGAGCCGCGAGACCCTCGACGGCCCGCTCCACTATCGCGCCGCGCGCGGCCCCGATGGCGTGGTGCGCTGGCAAGGCCCGGGCGAGCTGCCGCTGGTCAGCCTCGCGAGCGGGCGTTTCACCTTCGAGAACGAACTGTCGGCGCTGCTGCTCGCGCACCTGCCGCCGCTGATCCATCTGCGCGCGGCCGACGTGGCCTCGCACGCGCTCGGCCACGTGCTCGCGCTGATGCGCGCCGAAACGGAGGGAGAGATGCCGGGTTCGGATGTCGCCAAGGGCAGCCTGGCCACCCTGGTGCTGGTGCACGCGCTGCGCACCTACCTGGCCACCAGCGAGGCGCCGGCCGGCTGGCTCGGCGCGCTGGCCGACGCGCGCATCGGCCGCGCGCTGTCGCGCATGCACGCGGCGCCCGGCGAGCGCTGGACCGTCGACACGCTGGCCGGCGAGGTCGGCATGTCGCGCACTGCCTTCGCGCAACGGTTCCGCCAGCGCGTGGGCAGCGCGCCGCTCGAATACCTGCAGGCCTGGCGGATGTCGCTGGCGATGACGGCGCTGGCCGACACCGACGAACCGCTCGCGCGGATCGCCGAGCGCGTCGGTTATCTGTCGGATACGGCCTTCAGCATCGCGTTCAAGCGCAGCACGGGGGAAAGCCCGGGGCGTTATCGCAGCGCGCGACGCAGGCGGGAGGGGGCGCTCGCCGCTTGA
- a CDS encoding SDR family oxidoreductase yields the protein MSQASTVLVTGCSSGFGLDIARHFLAQGWRVVATMRTPREDLLPASEHLRVLPLDITDADSIARCLAAAGPIDALVNNAGVGLLAPLEGTNPASVREVFETNVLGTIAMTQAVLPQFRERRAGVIVNVTSTVTLRPLPLLAVYTGSKAAINAFTESLALELAPFEVRVRLVLPGRAPTTRFGDNARRLMGDDVPAPYAAFRDRVFASVRDTSTPTTQSSDVAEAVWRAVTDPAAPMRIPAGADAVAAAAAAGH from the coding sequence ATGTCCCAAGCTTCCACCGTTCTCGTCACCGGCTGCTCGTCGGGCTTCGGCCTCGATATCGCGCGCCACTTCCTCGCGCAGGGCTGGCGCGTGGTGGCCACCATGCGCACCCCGCGCGAGGACCTGCTGCCCGCCTCCGAACATCTGCGCGTGCTGCCGCTCGACATCACCGACGCGGACAGCATCGCGCGCTGCCTCGCGGCGGCCGGCCCGATCGACGCGCTCGTCAACAATGCCGGCGTGGGCCTGCTCGCGCCGCTCGAAGGCACCAATCCGGCCAGCGTGCGCGAGGTGTTCGAGACCAATGTGCTCGGCACCATCGCGATGACGCAGGCGGTGCTGCCGCAGTTTCGCGAGCGGCGCGCCGGCGTGATCGTCAACGTCACGTCCACCGTGACGCTGCGCCCGCTGCCGCTGCTGGCCGTCTACACGGGCAGCAAGGCCGCGATCAACGCCTTCACCGAATCGCTGGCGCTGGAGCTGGCGCCCTTCGAGGTGCGCGTGCGCCTGGTGCTGCCCGGGCGCGCGCCCACCACGCGCTTCGGCGACAATGCGCGCCGCCTGATGGGCGACGACGTGCCGGCGCCGTATGCGGCGTTTCGCGATCGCGTGTTCGCCTCGGTGCGCGACACCAGCACGCCGACCACGCAGTCGAGCGACGTGGCAGAGGCGGTCTGGCGCGCGGTGACCGATCCGGCCGCGCCGATGCGGATCCCCGCCGGCGCCGATGCGGTGGCGGCGGCAGCCGCGGCCGGCCACTGA
- a CDS encoding oxidoreductase: MSSQQTPIDSGFDANHAAREVIAGIDLSGSTAIVTGGHSGIGLETTRALAGAGATVIVPARDPAKAREVLREVPRTEVARLDLLDPASIDAFAAQFLASDRALHRLVNNAGIMATPLQRDARGYEGQLAANHLGPFQLTARLWPALARSGKARVVNLSSGAHRRARFDFDDPNFERRDYDKWIAYGQSKTANVLFTVELDRLARAHGVRAFAVHPGRIETNLQRSLTIEELQRAGFRDEHGQIPESQRALYKTPEQGASTTVWCATSPALDGIGGVYCENNEVARAVPADHQPLDGVLPWAIDEAEAGRLWTLSERMTGLRFAI; encoded by the coding sequence TCGCCGGCATCGACCTGAGCGGCAGCACCGCGATCGTGACGGGCGGCCATTCGGGCATCGGCCTGGAGACCACGCGCGCGCTGGCCGGCGCCGGCGCCACGGTGATCGTGCCGGCCCGCGATCCGGCCAAGGCGCGCGAGGTGTTGCGCGAGGTGCCGCGCACCGAGGTGGCCCGGCTCGACCTGCTCGATCCGGCGTCGATCGACGCCTTCGCCGCGCAGTTCCTGGCCAGCGATCGCGCGCTGCATCGCCTGGTCAACAACGCCGGCATCATGGCCACGCCCTTGCAGCGCGACGCGCGCGGCTACGAAGGCCAGCTCGCGGCCAACCATCTCGGCCCGTTCCAGCTGACCGCGCGTCTGTGGCCGGCGCTTGCGCGCTCGGGCAAGGCGCGGGTCGTCAACCTGTCCTCGGGCGCGCATCGCCGCGCGCGCTTCGATTTCGACGATCCGAACTTCGAGCGGCGCGACTACGACAAGTGGATCGCCTACGGCCAATCGAAGACGGCCAACGTGCTGTTTACGGTCGAACTCGACCGGCTGGCCAGGGCGCATGGCGTGCGCGCCTTCGCCGTGCATCCGGGGCGGATCGAGACCAACCTGCAGCGCTCGCTGACGATCGAGGAACTGCAGCGCGCCGGCTTTCGCGACGAACACGGGCAGATCCCCGAATCGCAGCGCGCCCTGTACAAGACGCCGGAGCAGGGCGCCTCGACCACCGTCTGGTGCGCCACCAGCCCGGCGCTCGACGGCATCGGCGGCGTGTATTGCGAGAACAACGAGGTGGCGCGGGCGGTGCCGGCCGATCACCAGCCGCTCGACGGGGTGCTGCCCTGGGCGATCGACGAGGCCGAGGCGGGCAGGCTGTGGACGCTGAGCGAGCGGATGACGGGCCTGAGGTTCGCGATCTGA